Part of the Myxocyprinus asiaticus isolate MX2 ecotype Aquarium Trade chromosome 17, UBuf_Myxa_2, whole genome shotgun sequence genome, GCAAAAACCACAGTAGAATTTGTTGCAGACTGAATGACAGGAAATGTTACAGTCAATTGCATAAATGGGACTGCCACCTAAAGTCCATATTTATGCTTGTTTTTTATGTCAAAGTGAAGATATCTGATAATCAAATAAAATCTGGCAGATTCGTTTAAAGGACAGCCATTAAACTTGACTAATAGGCAAATTGGGTgacacatgaatatggtaatataGTTGTAAATGGTCCTGATATCAAATTAGTCCaaattaaagttaaaagtttttaTCATACTTTGGTGTTATACTCAATTGTGGAGAggagtgggatttttttttttttttttttttttttttaaccgacAGATGACAAAACAGGTGAAAAATCccaaagacttacatttatatagggACTCAAGCCATATCTAGAAATTTTGTTGAAACTTTTTTGGCACCCTAGCAATTCTATAGCAACACTCTGCATCATGGTGGTGTGTTTTCACAGGCAAACACCACtcgcatttaataaaaaattcaaaatcttCTGAACACAATTTCTAAAAGACAGCATTGCATTTGTTCATTTACAGAGCTTAAGCTGGTTTAACAGCACAACAGCCacatttccactatcaggccagtacgagccagggctatcaactggccagccggggccaacaGCCTCAGACCTTGAGCTGTAAGACCAAAattgatctgcgttcccaccactGGGACAATAGCCCCacagcattgccctaaaacccaccctttATATGTCGCCCTAGTGCCAAggtcacacaccccacccataatttcacaagtaagagcaagtaggtatagagctgttcaggcatgacgtcaatttgtaggcgaacctggaagtctaattcgccataggttccctctggattttcctatgggtttttacaatggggtttttgaatttatgagaaaaataaggtcGGTGGAAAACATAACTTGACAatacgtggacattttgttctacagcagaaactacacacagtcataccacaaacatgaattttgaagccgctgtgtgtttttaagaaaatgttaTTCAATAGGctatggcttcaaaattcacgtgtgtggtatgactgtgtgtaatttatgttgtagaacaaagcgTACaagtatcatcaagtaatgttttccactgaccttatttttctcataagttcaaaaaccccattatataAACCCATAGGAACatcccgagggaacccatggcgaattctcttccgggtttgtgGACTGAGGGCgggatctccaaaagagggcggggttacttCAGAAAgggcgtggttactccaaaaggggttgCGACAAGTCCAAAAGCTGGCGTCatttccactcacggttaaggttagggaaagggtttggcaaggggctccctatatctttaatgggggttaggagctcccgcccctttttggagcaatgccgaGACAGAACAAAAATTGGCTTTTCCCACTGAGATTCCCTAATTTCATTGGATAATAACCCCATACttgtttggaaacgcccactgattactacactgagattccctactttcattggatagtttagaaacgcccatcccggtttgtaaacacccattactgttccgcagagacctatactAGGCAATGCTTGTAGTCATAGTCCTCTAAGCAAGAGGGAAaatcaagctgaggtatcagactctggagactagctaatCCTCGAATGAACATGGTGGAGACCGAAGCTGCTGTTTGTTTACTTGTTTTGGTCTTTGCTTTGTGGAAAGCAGGACAAAGAATCCACGATGAGGAGCTAGAGGCTCAGCGACGCTTACGCCGAAAACTCATGTTGGCTGCACAGCGCAAGAGAGCCGTCCGGCGACGAGGAAGTCGGTTGCAGCGAGAGCATAAACGCCAACAGTATATGCAAATGGTATTCTATTCTACccgtaatataaatatatagctaACTGTCGTTTCCCAGATTGTAAGCCAATGTCAGTCTAATCTCACAACATATAACGTGATAACATATAGCGAGGTCATTGGTACTACTTTAAAGTTATGGGAGTCAGACGTTGTTTTGGTCAGCTTTCGTAAACTAGCTTAATGCTCAGAAACACTTTTGTTTTACTAGTATGTTAATGTTTTTAACATAGTTAGTTAAGTAATGTGTACCTTTcattttatggtaacactttacaataaggatccATTAGTTAATTCTATAGGTATCATGaataacaattaataatataTGTTTCATCacttattaatctttattaatgttaattaataagaATAcatttgttcaatgttagttcatagtgcattaacgttaacaaatacaacttgaaaatgtattactatatgttgaaattaacattaagctcAATAATTGCTTaagaagtattgttcattgttatttcaaagTGCATAAATTATTAAACTGATTTAGTATagtaactaatgttgttaacaaatggaaccttattgtaacatGTGACCCATTTTATTATTCTACAGATGCATCACTACTACTTTGATATTATGCAGACATCCAAGGTATGGGCCTACCCCCGAACAAGTGACTGGTGGGAAATCACGGCGCAAAGATTCACCGATGATCAGTGGCTGGAGGATTTCAGAGTTTCCAGAGAAACCTTCAAATCCATTTGTACAACGGTGAAGCCTGCACTAGAGCGACGAGACACTGCATTTCGATTATGCATTCCTTTGGAGAAAAGAGTAGCCATTGCATTGTACAAACTTGCATCAACTAGCGAGTACAGGACAGTGGGTAACCTGTTTGCCGTTAGTCAGACGTCTGTTTGCCGCTGTGTGCATGAATTTTGTAAGGCTGTGATAACATTACTTCGGCCTAAATTAATCCAAACACCCAACCAGGCCAAACTGGCAGAGatggcagattattttgaggagAGATTCGGAATTCCGCAGTGTGTGGGTGCTATAGGTGGTTCTCACATCCCTATATTGAAACCTCCTCAATAccaatcagatttacacaacagaaAAGGCTGGCACTCCATCATTCTACAAGCAGTTGTGGATGGTAAAGGGATGTTCTGGGACCTAAACATCGGACAGTCAGGGAGGGAACACAACGTCGGTGACTTAAGAAATTCACGCCTTTGGGCTTGGGCCACTACCAGTAATGCATTCTCTGGCAGGGTTAGAAACATATGCGGAACTAATGTTGGCTACTTTATTCTTGGTGACTCTGCTTACCCATTGCAGAACTGGTTGTTGAAACCTTATCCTGACACTGGCAGACTTACAGAGGGTCAAGAACAGTACAACATAAGGACAAGTCGAGCCCGTTGTGTGGTTGTACGTGCTTTTGGGAAGTTGAAAGGCAGGTGGAAGTGTCTCAGTAAAAGGAATGACTGCAGTGTAAATGTTGTTGTTGATATGGTGGAGACATGCTGTACACTGCACAACCTTTGTGAATTACACATGGAGAGATTTGTGCCAGAGTGGGGTGATGGCGAAGATACTGTACGACCACCATGTAACATTGATAACGAGAGGTCAGATGTAAGAAGTGCTCTGCAACAGTTGTTCATGCAGCAGCAATAATTGTTATATGgctttattgttatattttgattTCTACAAATAAAATTATGTACAATCAGTTTGTTACTTTCACACAGTGTTGTATTCTTTCACCTACTTCGTATGACATTACATTATATCAGACTATCTACAGAGTAAGTATATACAAATGGCGACTTTCATAACTGCCCAATAGCCTATATTGTGATATCAGAGTAGGACCTTAATTTCATCTTAAAAAATTAACATAAGTGGACATTGCAGAAAACAAAAAGTGCTCGTCAGACAACCATTTAGCGAATGTGCCCCTCAAAAAGCTATATTTTTCATATTGAAACTGCATTTTCAACATAGCAGAGTGCTTGCCACAAATAAAATGTGTCAAATAAAGGTTTGTTGCTTTCACACAGAGATGTAATCTTTCACCTACTTAGTAGGACATCAgactatctaaaaaaaaaaaaaaaatctaaactgcTCAAGCTAAATTTTACTTCgattattgttacttttattctttttaattgCACATAAATGAGTGTAAAcgtgtgtatgtatattttatgttaaaaGTGCTTTGGCAATGTAAAGCTTCGTTTTACCATGCTAATAAAGCTACCTGAATCTGTCTGCAGAGTAAGTATATATTAACTGCCCAATAGCATCTATTGTGATATCTGAGTAggactttatttacatttaagaATTTACATAAGTGGACTTTAATGGTGCtcttcatacaaatatttagggAATGTGCCTAATgtctcaggtggtagagcgggttggcCACTAATTGCAGGATTAGCAGTTTGATTcccagcccacatgactccacatgctgaagtgtccttgggcaagataCTGAACCCTAAGTTGCTCCCAAGGcgtgcatggcagctctgccatcattggtgtgtgtgtgtgaatgggtgaatgagtcacagtgtaaagcgctttggaaccgctaaggttaaaaaaggcacTATGTAAGTGCTGACCATTTACCatcacagaaaacaaaacatgtgCTTGTAAGAAAACTATTTAGATTAAATGCCAATCAAGGCATACAAGAAACATTGGAACAATGCCTGCCAATCTATGTCCAAGGGAGAATGGGTGAAGCCAAATTTTTGAAGATAAAAGCCTCTGTTTCCTTCTCTCTACATGCCATCTCCTCTCATCAAAGTCTTGCCTCATGTTCCAACTCCTTTTGCCTCATCACCATCTCTCTATTCATCTCCTCATGCCTCAACTCCCAATCTTGTTTCATGTGTTGCTGTCATCTCCCTCATGCACTGCAAAAACTCGCTGGTCGCCAAACTGGAAACCCAGTGTTTGCGACACTCTGTGAAAAAACACAGAAATCAATGAAGCGTAACATCCAGGATATTTTCTAAGTTCACCTATAAAATGTCTGATTGGATTCTAAATGCAAACTATACGGTTTGTTACATCTATATCAAGTAAATTAAACTCCACAATACCTGGTCTGGTCCTTTGTGTTATGTGATGTGACCCCTCTGATTAGGAATTGTGGAGTGGCAGGTCTCTTTTCAATAAACAAACATTGAGGCATAATTATTTACTACAATCAATTAAATGAATTGAAAAGACATTAGATTATTATTTTCTGCAATCTTGATAACTGTAGGGATGTACCAGGTGTTCTCAGTGGAGCCGTACAAGGTCCCTCATCTACTTCTGACTCCAGGAAAGCACTCAGAGATGATGAATCATCtagcacacacacaaatcaaataCACATGTTATCCAGTAATTgagaatattgagtttatatcgaatagctagcaagataagttcaAGCTGACAACTTACCAACTGTAATGGCCATAGTGTCCAGAGTGGTCTCCccactaacagcaggacgatGTTCCAGCACACCTTCCATATTTAAAACCATGGAAATTTCttcctttgggcaccgctttgatcactgtgcattttcacagcTTTGTACTGTCcctgcaatttttttaaattttccccgaacctgtaccattgtgtGCTGGATAG contains:
- the gpr132a gene encoding uncharacterized protein gpr132a isoform X1, whose protein sequence is MNMVETEAAVCLLVLVFALWKAGQRIHDEELEAQRRLRRKLMLAAQRKRAVRRRGSRLQREHKRQQYMQMMHHYYFDIMQTSKVWAYPRTSDWWEITAQRFTDDQWLEDFRVSRETFKSICTTVKPALERRDTAFRLCIPLEKRVAIALYKLASTSEYRTVGNLFAVSQTSVCRCVHEFCKAVITLLRPKLIQTPNQAKLAEMADYFEERFGIPQCVGAIGGSHIPILKPPQYQSDLHNRKGWHSIILQAVVDGKGMFWDLNIGQSGREHNVGDLRNSRLWAWATTSNAFSGRVRNICGTNVGYFILGDSAYPLQNWLLKPYPDTGRLTEGQEQYNIRTSRARCVVVRAFGKLKGRWKCLSKRNDCSVNVVVDMVETCCTLHNLCELHMERFVPEWGDGEDTVRPPCNIDNERSDVRSALQQLFMQQQ
- the gpr132a gene encoding uncharacterized protein gpr132a isoform X2 — encoded protein: MLAAQRKRAVRRRGSRLQREHKRQQYMQMMHHYYFDIMQTSKVWAYPRTSDWWEITAQRFTDDQWLEDFRVSRETFKSICTTVKPALERRDTAFRLCIPLEKRVAIALYKLASTSEYRTVGNLFAVSQTSVCRCVHEFCKAVITLLRPKLIQTPNQAKLAEMADYFEERFGIPQCVGAIGGSHIPILKPPQYQSDLHNRKGWHSIILQAVVDGKGMFWDLNIGQSGREHNVGDLRNSRLWAWATTSNAFSGRVRNICGTNVGYFILGDSAYPLQNWLLKPYPDTGRLTEGQEQYNIRTSRARCVVVRAFGKLKGRWKCLSKRNDCSVNVVVDMVETCCTLHNLCELHMERFVPEWGDGEDTVRPPCNIDNERSDVRSALQQLFMQQQ